The Streptomyces sp. NBC_01275 genome has a segment encoding these proteins:
- the trpB gene encoding tryptophan synthase subunit beta, translating into MPSEFFIPDPEGHIPNAEGYFGAFGGKFIPEALVAAVDEVAVEYDKAKHDPEFARELDDLLVHYTGRPSSLTEVPRFAEHAGGARVFLKREDLNHTGSHKINNVLGQALLTRRMGKTRVIAETGAGQHGVATATACALFGLECTIYMGEIDTQRQALNVARMRMLGAEVVAVKSGSRTLKDAINEAFRDWVANVDRTHYLFGTVAGPHPFPAMVRDFHRVIGVEARRQILERAGRLPDAAVACVGGGSNAIGLFHAFIPDADVRLIGCEPAGHGIETGEHAATLTAGEPGILHGSRSYVLQDDEGQITEPYSISAGLDYPGIGPEHSYLKDSGRGEYRAVTDDAAMQALRLLSRTEGIIPAIESAHALAGALEVGKELGKDGLIIVNLSGRGDKDMDTAARYFGLYDTDAEVAANAADTAEIEGDAK; encoded by the coding sequence ATGCCCAGCGAGTTCTTCATCCCCGACCCCGAGGGTCACATCCCCAACGCCGAGGGCTACTTCGGCGCGTTCGGCGGCAAGTTCATCCCGGAGGCCCTCGTCGCCGCCGTGGACGAGGTCGCCGTCGAGTACGACAAGGCGAAGCACGACCCCGAGTTCGCCCGCGAGCTCGACGACCTGCTCGTGCACTACACCGGCCGGCCCAGCTCCCTCACCGAGGTGCCGAGGTTCGCCGAACACGCCGGCGGCGCCCGGGTGTTCCTCAAGCGCGAGGACCTCAACCACACCGGCTCCCACAAGATCAACAACGTGCTCGGGCAGGCCCTGCTCACCAGGCGCATGGGCAAGACGCGCGTGATCGCCGAGACCGGCGCCGGTCAGCACGGCGTCGCCACGGCCACCGCCTGCGCGCTGTTCGGCCTCGAGTGCACCATCTACATGGGCGAGATCGACACCCAGCGCCAGGCCCTCAACGTGGCCCGGATGCGGATGCTGGGCGCCGAGGTCGTCGCGGTGAAGTCCGGCAGCCGCACGCTGAAGGACGCCATCAACGAGGCCTTCCGGGACTGGGTCGCCAACGTCGACCGCACCCACTACCTCTTCGGCACGGTCGCGGGCCCGCACCCCTTCCCGGCCATGGTCCGCGACTTCCACCGGGTCATCGGCGTCGAGGCCCGCCGCCAGATCCTGGAGCGCGCCGGACGGCTGCCCGACGCGGCCGTCGCCTGCGTCGGCGGCGGCTCCAACGCCATCGGCCTGTTCCACGCCTTCATCCCGGACGCCGACGTACGCCTCATCGGCTGCGAGCCGGCCGGGCACGGCATCGAGACCGGCGAGCACGCGGCGACCCTGACCGCGGGCGAGCCCGGCATCCTGCACGGCTCGCGCTCCTACGTCCTGCAGGACGACGAGGGGCAGATCACCGAGCCGTACTCCATCTCGGCGGGTCTGGACTACCCGGGCATCGGCCCGGAGCACTCCTACCTCAAGGACAGCGGCCGCGGCGAGTACCGCGCGGTCACCGACGACGCGGCCATGCAGGCGCTGCGTCTGCTGTCGCGCACCGAGGGCATCATCCCGGCCATCGAGAGCGCCCACGCGCTGGCCGGCGCCCTGGAGGTCGGCAAGGAGCTCGGCAAGGACGGGCTGATCATCGTCAACCTGTCCGGCCGCGGCGACAAGGACATGGACACGGCCGCCCGCTACTTCGGCCTGTACGACACCGACGCCGAGGTCGCCGCCAACGCGGCCGACACCGCCGAGATCGAGGGGGACGCCAAGTGA
- the trpM gene encoding tryptophan biosynthesis modulator TrpM — MTPTLTPMDRYARLARGCRPRGCRAPARRVHGRRVRYVIGDEPGQVNGMRWRPFRGAGSCASNHSRPATD; from the coding sequence ATGACGCCCACCCTGACGCCCATGGACCGGTACGCCCGCCTCGCGCGCGGCTGCCGACCCCGTGGTTGCCGCGCCCCCGCGCGGCGGGTGCACGGTCGGCGAGTGCGGTACGTCATCGGGGACGAGCCCGGGCAGGTGAACGGCATGCGATGGCGCCCCTTCAGGGGCGCGGGGAGCTGCGCGAGCAACCACAGCCGGCCTGCAACCGACTGA
- the trpC gene encoding indole-3-glycerol phosphate synthase TrpC encodes MSVLDEIIDGVRADLAERQARVSLDELKERAAKAPAAKDGVAALRGDGVKVICEVKRSSPSKGALAAIADPAGLAADYEAGGAAVISVLTEQRRFGGSLADLEAVRARVDIPVLRKDFIVTSYQLWEARAYGADLALLIVAALDQPALESLIERAVSIGLTPLVEVHDEEEVERAVDAGAKIIGVNARNLKTLEVDRGTFERVAPEIPAGLVKIAESGVRGPHDLIAYANAGADAVLVGESLVTGRDPKTAVADLVAAGEHPALRHGRG; translated from the coding sequence GTGAGTGTGCTCGACGAGATCATCGACGGAGTCCGTGCCGACCTCGCGGAGCGGCAGGCGCGCGTCAGCCTCGACGAGCTCAAGGAGCGCGCGGCGAAGGCCCCGGCCGCCAAGGACGGCGTGGCCGCGCTCCGGGGCGACGGCGTCAAGGTCATCTGCGAGGTCAAGCGCTCCAGCCCCTCCAAGGGCGCGCTGGCCGCGATCGCCGACCCGGCCGGACTGGCCGCGGACTACGAGGCGGGCGGCGCGGCCGTCATCTCCGTCCTCACCGAACAGCGCCGCTTCGGCGGCTCGCTCGCCGACCTCGAAGCGGTCCGCGCGCGGGTCGACATCCCCGTGCTGCGCAAGGACTTCATCGTCACCTCGTACCAGCTGTGGGAGGCCCGCGCGTACGGCGCCGACCTCGCGCTGCTGATCGTCGCGGCCCTCGACCAGCCGGCCCTGGAGTCCCTGATCGAGCGCGCCGTCTCCATCGGCCTCACCCCGCTCGTCGAGGTGCACGACGAGGAGGAGGTCGAGCGCGCGGTAGACGCGGGCGCGAAGATCATCGGCGTCAACGCGCGCAACCTCAAGACCCTCGAGGTCGACCGGGGCACCTTCGAGCGGGTCGCCCCCGAGATCCCGGCCGGCCTGGTCAAGATCGCCGAGTCCGGCGTCCGCGGCCCGCACGACCTCATCGCGTACGCCAACGCCGGCGCCGACGCGGTCCTGGTCGGCGAGTCCCTGGTCACCGGCCGCGACCCCAAGACGGCGGTGGCCGACCTGGTGGCGGCGGGCGAGCACCCGGCCCTGCGGCACGGCCGCGGCTGA
- a CDS encoding DUF2752 domain-containing protein gives MAPPAPRGTVLGRLAVPAGILAAVAGAFAYVGAVDPNEPGHYPVCPLLRYTGLYCPGCGGLRSAHAFVHGDLSAALHDNAMAVVAYLGFAAVWTVWVVRAARGRPLRVDLAPVGLWTLGVSLLVFTVVRNLPFGGWLHP, from the coding sequence CTGGCGCCCCCGGCACCCCGGGGGACCGTGCTGGGACGCCTCGCCGTGCCCGCCGGGATCCTCGCGGCCGTCGCCGGGGCCTTCGCGTACGTCGGGGCCGTCGATCCCAACGAGCCCGGCCACTACCCCGTCTGCCCCCTGCTGCGCTACACGGGCCTGTACTGCCCCGGCTGCGGCGGACTGCGCAGCGCGCACGCCTTCGTGCACGGCGACCTTTCGGCCGCGCTGCACGACAACGCGATGGCCGTCGTCGCCTATCTGGGGTTCGCGGCGGTGTGGACCGTCTGGGTGGTCCGCGCTGCCCGCGGCCGCCCCCTGCGCGTCGATCTCGCCCCGGTGGGCCTGTGGACGCTGGGCGTGTCGCTCCTGGTCTTCACGGTTGTCCGGAACCTGCCGTTCGGTGGCTGGCTGCATCCTTGA
- a CDS encoding HGxxPAAW family protein — protein MAGSSHGHTPAAWTGVTIVIIGFCVAGAFMVMAEPLGFWAGMAIVALGGVVGAAMSAAGLGMPKKAHPVHQVTATREPAGAES, from the coding sequence ATGGCGGGCAGCAGCCACGGACACACCCCGGCCGCCTGGACCGGTGTCACCATCGTCATCATCGGTTTCTGCGTCGCGGGCGCGTTCATGGTGATGGCCGAGCCGTTGGGCTTCTGGGCGGGCATGGCGATCGTGGCCCTCGGCGGTGTCGTCGGCGCCGCCATGAGCGCGGCGGGCCTCGGCATGCCGAAGAAGGCCCACCCGGTGCACCAGGTGACGGCCACGCGCGAGCCGGCCGGCGCCGAGAGCTGA
- a CDS encoding TIGR02234 family membrane protein: MDSVTAVPHPRSASAAPASSGRRSLALALLSGALGAAVALLSTRQRWSEGTVTVPGGSFPLTARGSDVTGVPAALAIVGLAALVAVFAVRRAGRFAVSALLALSGAGIVAAALFGASDGDALDEKAAQASGDASATVATFTHTAWPYAAAAGGALILLAGLLALRYGRLWPAMSGRYERTGAPRPRRAAPKVDPDRPEDVWKALDRGEDPTGADPA, translated from the coding sequence GTGGACTCCGTGACTGCTGTACCTCACCCCCGTTCCGCTTCCGCCGCCCCCGCCAGCTCGGGCCGCCGGAGCCTCGCCCTCGCCCTGCTGAGCGGCGCGCTGGGCGCGGCCGTGGCCCTGCTGTCCACCCGGCAGCGCTGGTCGGAGGGCACGGTGACGGTGCCCGGCGGATCCTTTCCCCTGACCGCCAGGGGCAGCGACGTCACGGGCGTGCCCGCGGCGCTCGCCATAGTGGGCCTCGCCGCGCTCGTCGCCGTCTTCGCCGTCCGCCGGGCCGGCCGCTTCGCGGTCTCCGCCCTCCTCGCGCTCTCCGGCGCCGGCATCGTCGCCGCGGCCCTGTTCGGCGCCTCCGACGGCGACGCGCTCGACGAGAAGGCCGCCCAGGCCTCCGGCGACGCCTCGGCCACCGTCGCCACCTTCACCCACACCGCCTGGCCCTACGCGGCGGCCGCGGGCGGCGCCCTGATCCTCCTGGCGGGCCTGCTCGCCCTGCGCTACGGCCGACTGTGGCCGGCCATGTCCGGCCGGTACGAGCGCACCGGCGCCCCCCGGCCGCGACGCGCCGCCCCGAAGGTCGACCCGGACCGGCCCGAGGACGTCTGGAAGGCCCTGGACCGCGGCGAGGACCCGACGGGCGCGGACCCCGCCTGA